From the genome of Verrucomicrobiota bacterium, one region includes:
- a CDS encoding retroviral-like aspartic protease family protein, with the protein MGLFYVGCKIANPADFCKSAVISRVKVDTGAESTWIDGAVLEKIGIEPRKKDMQFQMANGQLITRSVGYAVLRVERSETVDEVVFAQEGDMQLLGARALEGLNPKVDARSKKLVAAGPILAATAVPPRFAKLIRVPVHVPKLRRKSMKRIQSRRRISLKSK; encoded by the coding sequence ATGGGCTTGTTTTACGTTGGCTGCAAAATCGCAAATCCTGCTGATTTTTGCAAATCAGCAGTCATCTCGCGCGTCAAGGTGGACACCGGCGCGGAATCAACGTGGATTGATGGAGCTGTGCTGGAAAAAATCGGTATCGAGCCGCGCAAGAAGGACATGCAATTTCAAATGGCGAATGGCCAGTTGATCACTCGTTCGGTGGGATACGCAGTCTTGAGGGTGGAAAGAAGTGAAACTGTGGATGAAGTCGTATTCGCGCAAGAAGGGGATATGCAACTGCTCGGTGCGCGGGCACTCGAAGGACTGAATCCTAAAGTCGATGCCCGAAGCAAGAAACTCGTGGCCGCCGGACCGATCCTTGCCGCGACGGCCGTGCCGCCTCGTTTCGCCAAGTTGATTCGCGTGCCGGTTCACGTTCCAAAGTTGCGACGGAAGAGCATGAAGCGAATCCAGTCTCGCCGCCGAATCAGTTTGAAATCGAAATAA